The proteins below are encoded in one region of Pseudomonas entomophila L48:
- a CDS encoding MBL fold metallo-hydrolase, whose translation MPTDQPGFTIRHYCQGIGDCHLLRFDTAGGGDFWMLIDCGIHTAIKGGSQIIDDIVEDLYQRTKGKIDVLVLTHEHTDHISAFRESSNRFSRFSIGEVWMAWTESPSDPQAQQLDRFKQQALSALSGASRQLHGANAAGTAAFRDGLDQLLAFSFGAQGETVRAMRDAAAKLGKAGVRYLEPTLAPLDMPGVPAVRVYVLAPSRNADYLDIIDRVGERYPMANSLQGLRTAESLTNAFRAAASGSGFTDPTAPFDASQGTPLSELTRPGKTFAADPIGRFAYAHYYGPSDHSDLLDTGKSAKTVDASATDQAWRRIDFDWLGGAGTLAMQLDNKINNTSLVLAFEIVATGRVVLFAADAQIGNWLSWQDATWKMPDGTTVTGPDLLKRTVYYKVGHHGSENATAKAKGLELMISEDLTAFIPTNAEDAGKVRWGRMPFPSLLAALDTQCHQRVVRADDAQLLKGTASFQAPSGSIKALRVGSVGKGNDQRRTWIEFDVA comes from the coding sequence ATGCCCACTGACCAGCCAGGCTTCACCATCCGCCACTACTGCCAGGGCATTGGCGACTGCCACCTGCTGCGCTTCGACACAGCGGGTGGCGGCGACTTCTGGATGCTCATCGACTGCGGGATCCACACCGCCATCAAGGGCGGCTCGCAGATCATCGACGACATCGTCGAAGACCTCTATCAGCGGACCAAAGGCAAGATCGACGTGTTGGTGCTGACCCACGAGCACACCGACCACATCAGTGCCTTCCGCGAATCCTCGAACCGTTTTTCGCGCTTCAGCATCGGCGAGGTGTGGATGGCTTGGACCGAATCCCCCAGCGATCCCCAGGCCCAGCAGCTGGACAGGTTCAAGCAGCAGGCCCTGAGTGCCCTGTCCGGCGCCAGCCGTCAGTTGCATGGCGCGAACGCGGCAGGCACCGCAGCGTTTCGCGACGGCCTCGACCAGCTCCTGGCCTTCAGCTTCGGCGCCCAGGGCGAGACGGTGCGCGCCATGCGCGATGCCGCCGCCAAGCTGGGCAAGGCGGGCGTCAGGTACCTCGAGCCCACGCTCGCCCCCCTCGACATGCCCGGCGTACCCGCAGTCCGGGTGTATGTCCTGGCCCCCTCGCGAAACGCCGATTACCTCGACATCATCGACCGTGTCGGTGAGCGCTACCCGATGGCCAACAGCCTGCAAGGCCTGCGCACCGCCGAATCGCTCACGAATGCGTTCCGCGCGGCGGCATCGGGCAGCGGCTTCACTGACCCGACAGCACCCTTCGACGCCAGCCAGGGCACCCCGCTGAGCGAACTGACGCGCCCAGGCAAGACGTTCGCGGCAGACCCCATCGGCCGTTTCGCCTACGCGCACTACTACGGCCCAAGCGACCACTCCGACCTGCTGGACACGGGCAAATCCGCAAAGACAGTCGACGCGAGCGCGACCGACCAGGCCTGGCGTCGGATCGACTTCGACTGGCTTGGTGGCGCGGGCACGCTGGCGATGCAACTCGACAACAAGATCAACAACACCAGCCTGGTCCTCGCCTTCGAAATAGTGGCGACCGGGCGTGTCGTCCTGTTCGCCGCCGACGCGCAGATCGGCAACTGGCTGAGCTGGCAGGATGCAACCTGGAAGATGCCCGACGGCACCACCGTGACCGGCCCAGATCTGTTGAAGCGGACGGTCTACTACAAGGTGGGTCACCATGGCAGCGAGAACGCGACGGCCAAGGCCAAGGGGCTCGAGTTGATGATCAGTGAGGACTTGACGGCCTTCATCCCTACCAACGCGGAGGATGCCGGGAAAGTGCGTTGGGGCCGGATGCCATTCCCTTCGCTGCTGGCGGCCCTCGATACCCAGTGCCACCAACGCGTCGTACGCGCCGACGATGCGCAACTGTTGAAAGGAACAGCTTCCTTCCAGGCACCGTCCGGCTCGATCAAGGCACTTCGGGTGGGCAGTGTCGGCAAGGGAAACGACCAGCGTCGCACGTGGATCGAGTTCGACGTGGCCTAG
- the gcvH gene encoding glycine cleavage system protein GcvH, which yields MSELRFTEDHEWLRVEADGSVTVGITAYAQNALGDVVYVQLPELQQYDKGAEASTVESVKAASGVYMPLTGEVVAVNDGLNDSPELVNEDPLGEGWFFRFIPADMSEVSALLDQDAYDRLLKANDDA from the coding sequence ATGAGCGAGTTGCGTTTCACCGAAGATCACGAATGGCTGCGCGTCGAAGCTGACGGCAGCGTCACCGTAGGCATCACCGCCTACGCCCAGAACGCCCTCGGCGACGTGGTCTATGTGCAACTGCCGGAACTGCAGCAGTACGACAAGGGCGCCGAAGCCTCCACCGTGGAATCGGTAAAAGCCGCCAGCGGCGTGTACATGCCGCTGACCGGTGAAGTGGTCGCCGTCAACGATGGCCTGAACGACAGCCCCGAGCTAGTCAACGAAGACCCGCTGGGCGAAGGCTGGTTCTTCCGTTTCATCCCCGCCGACATGAGCGAAGTAAGCGCCCTGCTCGACCAGGACGCCTACGACCGCCTGCTCAAAGCCAACGACGACGCCTGA